A single genomic interval of Mucilaginibacter robiniae harbors:
- a CDS encoding ferritin-like domain-containing protein, with product MKTSTGWIKHFKVNATKTRINWLLQPTATQEQIAAILPSLQAWQLGETSDGENLIRAATKYAKRVGDPLYVDCIKLFIKEEQKHGENLGQYLDRIGKPRIQHNWGDTLFREIRHLNTSMEMWTLAVITVESAAQVFYQALKDATQCKLLQQICTDILIDEAYHISFQTERMAILFSQKTAIERWVYRSFYKGFFFSTAMLIWFAHKKLFRAGGNTLKSYLRKMHYKYLMTIGRTTNPLGTQLAYYKSSI from the coding sequence ATGAAAACAAGCACAGGATGGATTAAGCATTTCAAAGTAAATGCAACGAAAACGCGTATTAACTGGCTTTTACAGCCTACAGCGACTCAGGAGCAAATCGCAGCTATATTACCTTCGCTACAAGCTTGGCAATTAGGAGAAACATCAGATGGTGAAAATCTGATCAGAGCAGCAACAAAGTATGCCAAGCGCGTAGGTGATCCTTTATATGTGGATTGTATCAAACTTTTTATCAAAGAAGAGCAAAAACATGGCGAAAATCTAGGTCAATACTTGGATCGTATCGGCAAACCACGCATTCAACATAATTGGGGCGACACTTTATTCAGGGAGATCAGACATTTAAATACCAGTATGGAGATGTGGACGCTAGCCGTAATTACAGTAGAAAGTGCTGCCCAAGTATTTTATCAAGCCTTAAAAGATGCAACTCAATGCAAACTACTACAACAAATATGCACTGACATTTTGATTGATGAGGCTTACCACATCAGTTTTCAAACGGAACGCATGGCCATACTGTTCAGTCAAAAAACTGCGATTGAAAGATGGGTGTACCGCAGCTTTTATAAAGGCTTTTTCTTTAGCACAGCTATGTTAATATGGTTTGCTCATAAAAAACTATTTAGAGCTGGTGGCAACACACTTAAAAGCTACTTGCGTAAAATGCACTATAAGTATCTCATGACTATAGGGCGCACAACGAATCCATTAGGTACTCAGCTGGCTTATTACAAATCATCAATTTAA
- a CDS encoding oxygenase MpaB family protein has product MNAEIEDVATLHNSQGIQYFSKPGSIVRKIWGKADTVLFIFAGASAEFALNKAVDWLYYTGRLPADPLGRLFSTVEYASRIVFSEQDKAFKAIDQIVGIHQAVETSRGAQIPDWAYRDVLFMLIDYSIRAFELLERKLTSNEKEEIFDTFYKMGSRMVISGLPKNYIEWTEMRRAHLQDNLSNSRFTQDLYKQYRKHLGFVRYQLLKQVQVLIAPPSVRKLLNLNRTPWLKPIISLYKLCRLIKLDWLIKEAILPTAYKPQIRRLDVSQA; this is encoded by the coding sequence ATGAATGCAGAAATAGAAGATGTAGCCACTTTGCACAACTCACAAGGTATACAGTATTTTTCAAAGCCGGGTTCAATTGTAAGGAAGATATGGGGGAAAGCAGATACGGTGCTATTTATTTTTGCAGGAGCATCGGCAGAGTTTGCTTTGAATAAGGCTGTTGATTGGCTGTATTACACTGGCCGTTTGCCTGCTGACCCGCTAGGACGGTTATTTTCTACAGTAGAATATGCTAGCCGGATTGTGTTTTCGGAACAGGATAAAGCGTTTAAAGCAATTGATCAAATTGTGGGAATACATCAAGCTGTAGAAACTTCCCGAGGCGCACAAATACCTGATTGGGCTTACCGTGATGTACTATTTATGCTGATAGATTACTCTATACGTGCATTTGAGCTGCTGGAAAGAAAACTCACCAGCAATGAAAAAGAAGAGATATTTGATACTTTTTATAAAATGGGCAGCCGCATGGTCATAAGCGGCTTACCTAAAAACTATATTGAGTGGACCGAGATGCGCCGAGCACATTTGCAAGATAACTTATCAAATAGCCGCTTTACCCAAGACCTGTATAAACAATACCGCAAACACTTGGGTTTTGTGCGTTATCAATTATTAAAACAAGTACAAGTTCTAATAGCTCCACCAAGTGTAAGAAAGTTATTGAACTTAAATCGCACGCCTTGGCTAAAACCAATTATTAGCTTGTATAAATTATGTCGGCTAATTAAACTAGATTGGCTGATTAAAGAAGCTATATTGCCTACAGCTTACAAGCCACAAATACGCCGCTTAGATGTATCACAGGCGTAA
- the ribD gene encoding bifunctional diaminohydroxyphosphoribosylaminopyrimidine deaminase/5-amino-6-(5-phosphoribosylamino)uracil reductase RibD yields the protein MAQHEIYMQRCLQLAQLGAGYVSPNPMVGAVIVHQGKIIGEGYHQKYGQAHAEVNAVNQVLQNYTDAETLLQQATIYVSLEPCAHYGKTPPCADLLIKHQIPQVVVGCRDPFDQVDGKGIEKLLQAGHEVIVGVLEQECQMLNKRFFTHVRQQRPYIILKWAQTVDGFFAPDNNAQYWITGAEARQLVHKWRTEEDAVLIGTNTARIDNPQLNVRYWQGRAPKRVVIDRRLQLDPHLHLFDNAAETLIFNEIKTDIEGKNKFIALESFDYYVPQYIIYQLYLQDIQSIIIEGGARTLSAFIEADLWDEARIFTGTSKLGKGIAAPQILGTTIARQDVGSDQLEIMQNHVI from the coding sequence ATGGCACAACACGAAATTTATATGCAACGCTGCCTGCAGTTGGCACAACTAGGCGCTGGTTATGTAAGTCCGAACCCTATGGTAGGTGCCGTTATTGTGCATCAGGGTAAAATTATTGGAGAAGGTTACCATCAAAAATATGGTCAGGCACATGCTGAAGTAAATGCGGTAAACCAAGTATTGCAAAACTATACAGATGCCGAAACATTGCTACAGCAAGCAACAATTTATGTTTCACTGGAGCCTTGCGCGCACTATGGTAAAACACCTCCTTGTGCTGATCTGCTTATTAAGCATCAAATACCACAAGTTGTGGTAGGTTGTCGTGACCCGTTTGATCAGGTGGATGGCAAAGGTATTGAAAAGCTGCTACAAGCCGGTCATGAAGTCATTGTAGGTGTTTTAGAACAAGAGTGTCAGATGCTTAACAAGCGTTTTTTTACCCATGTTCGGCAACAACGCCCGTACATTATTTTAAAATGGGCTCAAACGGTTGATGGCTTTTTTGCTCCCGATAACAATGCTCAGTATTGGATAACGGGTGCAGAAGCTAGACAACTGGTACATAAATGGCGTACAGAAGAAGATGCTGTTTTAATAGGGACCAATACAGCACGTATCGATAACCCACAATTAAACGTACGCTATTGGCAAGGCAGAGCACCAAAGCGCGTAGTTATAGATCGGCGTTTACAACTAGATCCTCATCTTCACTTATTTGATAACGCTGCTGAGACTTTGATTTTTAATGAAATTAAAACAGATATTGAAGGTAAGAACAAGTTTATCGCTTTAGAAAGCTTCGATTACTATGTGCCTCAATATATTATATACCAGTTGTATTTGCAAGATATTCAATCAATTATAATTGAAGGTGGTGCTCGTACTTTGTCTGCTTTTATTGAAGCTGACTTGTGGGATGAGGCACGTATTTTTACCGGGACATCCAAGCTGGGCAAAGGTATTGCAGCGCCACAGATTTTAGGTACAACCATCGCCCGGCAAGATGTTGGTTCTGACCAACTTGAAATAATGCAAAACCATGTTATTTGA
- the bioB gene encoding biotin synthase BioB, with protein MAEVRHNWTKEEIAEIYHSPLLDLIYRAATVHRENKDYAEVQISSLISVKTGGCPEDCAYCPQAARYQTGVNVHAILPKEEVVAAAEKAKAAGASRLCMGAAWREVRDNRDFDKVIEMVKAVNELDMEVCCTLGMLNEHQAQRLADAGLYAYNHNLDTSEEDYKRIITTRTYDDRLQTLENVRKAKITVCSGGIIGLGETVEDRISMLKTLSNLPKHPESVPVNALVPIQGTPLEAQPRVSVWDMVRMIATARIIMPKSAVRLSAGRTEMSTVEQALCFMAGASSIFAGEKLLTTPNPSFSDDMAMFELLGLTPRPAFKNGRLNQVAEQQQEVAEV; from the coding sequence ATGGCTGAAGTTAGACATAACTGGACAAAAGAAGAGATTGCAGAAATTTATCATTCTCCATTATTGGACTTGATATACCGTGCGGCTACTGTGCACCGCGAAAATAAAGATTACGCTGAAGTACAAATCAGCTCGCTTATTTCGGTAAAAACCGGTGGCTGCCCTGAAGATTGTGCTTATTGCCCGCAGGCTGCGCGTTACCAAACCGGCGTAAATGTGCATGCTATTCTGCCTAAAGAAGAGGTAGTAGCTGCTGCTGAAAAGGCTAAAGCAGCTGGTGCTTCACGCCTGTGTATGGGTGCGGCCTGGCGCGAAGTACGTGATAACCGCGACTTTGATAAAGTAATTGAGATGGTAAAAGCAGTGAATGAACTGGATATGGAAGTTTGCTGTACCTTAGGGATGCTGAATGAGCATCAGGCACAACGCTTGGCTGATGCTGGTTTGTATGCTTATAACCATAACTTGGATACTTCAGAAGAAGACTACAAACGTATTATTACTACCCGTACTTACGATGATCGTTTACAAACCCTGGAGAATGTACGTAAGGCAAAAATTACAGTTTGTAGCGGCGGTATTATCGGTTTAGGCGAAACGGTAGAAGATCGTATATCGATGCTGAAAACGTTGTCAAACTTACCTAAGCACCCCGAATCAGTGCCTGTAAATGCTTTAGTTCCTATCCAAGGAACACCATTAGAAGCACAGCCACGTGTATCCGTTTGGGACATGGTACGCATGATTGCTACAGCACGTATCATTATGCCAAAATCGGCAGTACGTTTATCTGCTGGTCGTACAGAAATGAGTACAGTTGAACAAGCTTTATGCTTTATGGCCGGTGCCAGCTCTATTTTTGCAGGCGAAAAGTTGTTAACTACGCCTAATCCGTCTTTTAGTGATGATATGGCTATGTTTGAGCTATTAGGCTTAACACCACGTCCGGCATTCAAAAATGGCCGTCTAAACCAAGTAGCCGAGCAACAACAGGAAGTAGCTGAAGTATAA
- a CDS encoding putative DNA modification/repair radical SAM protein: MNAERITEKLNILADAAKYDVSCASSGSKRKNQNKGLGNASNGICHTYTEDGRCVSLLKILLTNHCIFDCAYCVSRKSNDIKRAAFTVQEVVDLTINFYRRNYIEGLFLSSGIFYNADYTMERLVRIAKKLRTEHNFNGYIHLKSIPGASDELMQEAGLYADRLSVNLEMPTEEGLKLLAPEKNRHDMIQPMGFLKNEIIKRTEEKSLFKKAPAFAPAGQSTQVIVGATPETDKQVLHTANHFYKNFNLKRVYYSGYVPVISDNRLPALNTSVPMVRENRLYQADWLMRFYGFQVNEIVDEQNPHLDLDIDPKLGWALRNLNAFPIDINKADLQLILRVPGIGVQSAQKIVSARQFGKLDWEQLKKIGIAVNRAKYFITCNSRQFERRDLAGTAIKQYILSQSQSKYIKTATTQLNLF, encoded by the coding sequence ATGAATGCCGAACGAATTACCGAAAAACTGAACATTTTAGCTGATGCTGCCAAATATGATGTTTCGTGTGCATCAAGTGGCAGCAAACGTAAAAACCAGAACAAGGGTTTGGGTAATGCCAGCAATGGCATTTGCCATACTTACACGGAGGATGGTAGGTGTGTATCGTTGCTTAAAATTTTATTGACTAACCACTGTATTTTTGATTGTGCTTATTGCGTGTCGCGCAAAAGCAATGATATTAAGCGTGCGGCATTTACCGTACAAGAGGTAGTTGATTTAACTATCAATTTTTACCGGCGTAATTACATTGAGGGTTTATTTTTGAGTTCGGGTATTTTCTATAATGCCGATTATACCATGGAGCGTTTGGTACGTATAGCTAAAAAGCTGCGTACAGAACATAATTTTAATGGTTATATCCATCTGAAATCAATACCAGGTGCCAGTGATGAATTGATGCAAGAGGCCGGGCTATATGCTGATCGTTTAAGCGTAAACCTGGAGATGCCTACTGAAGAAGGGTTGAAGTTACTAGCTCCTGAAAAAAATAGGCACGATATGATACAACCTATGGGCTTTCTGAAAAATGAAATTATTAAGCGTACGGAAGAAAAATCTTTGTTTAAAAAAGCACCCGCCTTTGCTCCGGCTGGGCAAAGCACACAGGTAATTGTAGGCGCTACTCCCGAAACGGATAAGCAGGTATTGCATACAGCGAATCATTTTTATAAAAACTTTAATTTAAAACGGGTTTACTACTCAGGTTATGTGCCGGTTATTAGCGATAATCGCTTACCTGCTTTAAATACCAGTGTACCTATGGTACGTGAAAATCGCTTATATCAGGCTGATTGGCTGATGCGTTTTTACGGCTTTCAGGTTAATGAAATAGTAGATGAGCAGAATCCGCATCTCGACTTGGATATTGACCCTAAGTTGGGCTGGGCCTTGCGCAATTTGAATGCTTTCCCTATTGATATTAATAAAGCCGATTTGCAATTGATTTTACGTGTACCTGGCATTGGTGTGCAATCGGCTCAAAAGATAGTAAGTGCCCGTCAATTTGGTAAGTTGGATTGGGAGCAACTTAAAAAAATAGGAATAGCGGTTAACCGGGCTAAGTACTTTATTACTTGTAATAGTCGCCAGTTTGAACGACGCGATTTAGCCGGAACAGCCATCAAACAATACATTCTATCGCAATCACAAAGCAAATACATTAAAACGGCTACCACTCAACTTAACCTTTTCTAA
- the prmC gene encoding peptide chain release factor N(5)-glutamine methyltransferase, whose protein sequence is MQTVKQVYEAYQNSLKSVYDVREIEAITNLSIGSIIRLPKAQLKAFPDRELNDEQIDQLNSILNALQTGEPLQYILGHTEFYGLSFNVNPSVLIPRPETEELVHWILETVINNKAIKQNILDIGTGSGCIAVTLKHKLKNSVVAALDISPAALQTAKQNADLNQVEINFQETNILNWKPTEITQELYTLIVSNPPYVTETDKQQMHRNVTDFEPHTALFVLETNPLLFYNAIADFASQHLTKGGYLFFEINESYGQQTVNMLTHKLFINIELRKDMLGKDRMIKAIWPM, encoded by the coding sequence ATGCAAACGGTGAAACAGGTTTATGAAGCCTATCAAAACAGTTTAAAAAGTGTATACGATGTACGTGAGATTGAAGCTATAACTAACTTATCCATAGGCAGTATAATTCGTCTGCCTAAAGCTCAGCTCAAAGCTTTTCCTGATCGAGAACTTAATGATGAACAAATAGATCAGTTAAACTCAATATTAAATGCTTTACAAACCGGTGAACCTTTACAGTACATTCTAGGTCATACTGAATTTTACGGGTTAAGCTTTAACGTTAACCCTAGTGTGCTTATACCCCGCCCTGAAACTGAAGAATTGGTACATTGGATTTTGGAGACTGTCATCAACAACAAAGCTATCAAACAAAACATTTTAGATATTGGGACTGGAAGTGGCTGCATTGCTGTTACTTTAAAGCATAAATTGAAAAATAGCGTAGTGGCTGCATTAGATATATCACCTGCTGCATTACAGACAGCTAAACAGAATGCAGACCTGAATCAGGTTGAAATCAACTTTCAGGAAACGAATATTTTAAATTGGAAACCAACTGAGATTACACAGGAACTTTATACTTTAATTGTTAGCAATCCGCCTTATGTAACAGAGACAGACAAGCAGCAAATGCACCGCAACGTAACCGATTTTGAACCACATACGGCATTGTTTGTTCTGGAAACTAATCCATTGCTGTTTTATAATGCTATAGCAGATTTTGCAAGTCAGCATTTAACCAAAGGTGGTTACCTCTTCTTTGAAATCAATGAATCTTACGGCCAACAAACAGTTAATATGTTAACCCATAAATTATTTATCAACATTGAGTTAAGAAAAGACATGTTGGGTAAAGACCGGATGATAAAAGCTATATGGCCGATGTAA
- a CDS encoding ribosomal maturation YjgA family protein produces the protein MHDSIVRPYGGDFLVVIMLYCIVKSFSKTKPYSTGMAILVFAYVVEVSQYFHLVNRLGLQQSSLAKVIIGTSFAWTDLLAYTLGMCLTLLVERRRTRRRMQTK, from the coding sequence ATGCACGATAGTATTGTCAGGCCCTATGGCGGCGATTTCTTAGTTGTAATAATGCTCTATTGCATTGTAAAAAGCTTTTCGAAAACAAAACCTTATAGCACAGGTATGGCCATATTGGTGTTTGCTTATGTAGTTGAAGTATCACAGTATTTTCATTTAGTGAACAGGCTTGGGCTACAGCAATCATCATTGGCAAAGGTGATTATAGGCACTTCTTTTGCATGGACAGACCTGCTGGCTTATACCTTAGGTATGTGCCTGACGTTATTAGTAGAAAGGCGACGTACCCGCAGGCGTATGCAGACTAAATAG
- the mgtE gene encoding magnesium transporter yields the protein MQSFDIDKSDLLRLKTALENSDAELQQVLQQYHTSEIAILFEKLQPEERERIIKILPAVEASEVISEMDEEHHPAELLINLDKEKRSEIVEELDYDDATDIISQLGESEQQEILDGIDQEDATNIRTLLTYQEDTAGGLMNTDLIKVNVNLTKNEALEEIIRQSEQMEEFYTLYGVNDIGELKGILSIKDIIKARRQVRVEELVNTDFVFVKADLDQEEVAKLISQYNLTSIPVVNDDMKLLGRITVDDIIDVMEEENTEDILKISGVSEDEELSGGWQDAVKSRLPWLVINLGTAFLAASVIRHFDATAAKLPVIAAYMTIIAGMGGNAATQALAVTVRRISLSDLTDKQAYNTVLKEFLVGMINGAANGVIVFIVALLYDANPKLGLALFLAMTGNLIVAGLTGATIPLILKRVGIDPAVASSIIITTFTDCIGFLLPLWLATKLLL from the coding sequence ATGCAATCTTTTGATATTGATAAATCAGACCTATTACGCCTAAAAACTGCGCTTGAAAACAGCGATGCTGAACTACAACAGGTTCTGCAACAATATCATACCTCTGAGATTGCCATTCTGTTTGAAAAGCTGCAACCAGAAGAACGGGAACGAATTATTAAAATTCTGCCGGCAGTAGAAGCTTCGGAGGTTATCTCTGAAATGGATGAAGAACATCATCCGGCCGAATTGCTGATTAATCTGGATAAAGAAAAACGTTCAGAGATTGTTGAAGAGCTGGATTACGATGATGCCACCGATATTATTTCACAGCTGGGTGAAAGTGAGCAGCAGGAGATTCTGGATGGAATAGACCAGGAAGATGCCACCAACATTCGTACACTGTTAACTTACCAGGAAGATACTGCGGGTGGTTTAATGAACACTGACCTGATTAAGGTGAATGTAAATTTAACCAAAAATGAAGCATTGGAAGAAATCATCCGCCAATCTGAACAAATGGAAGAATTCTATACTTTGTATGGAGTTAATGATATCGGTGAGCTTAAAGGTATTTTATCAATTAAAGATATTATAAAAGCCCGCCGTCAGGTTAGGGTAGAAGAATTGGTAAATACCGACTTTGTATTTGTTAAAGCTGATCTGGACCAGGAAGAAGTTGCTAAGCTTATTTCACAATATAATTTAACCAGCATACCCGTTGTTAATGACGATATGAAGCTGTTGGGCCGTATTACGGTTGATGACATCATTGACGTAATGGAGGAAGAAAACACGGAAGATATTTTAAAAATATCCGGCGTGTCGGAAGATGAAGAGTTAAGCGGTGGCTGGCAGGATGCGGTAAAAAGCCGTTTGCCCTGGTTAGTTATTAATTTAGGTACAGCTTTCCTGGCAGCTTCCGTTATCCGGCATTTTGATGCTACAGCAGCCAAACTGCCTGTTATTGCAGCATACATGACTATCATAGCTGGCATGGGCGGCAATGCAGCCACACAAGCCTTAGCGGTAACAGTAAGGCGTATTTCGCTAAGTGACTTAACAGATAAGCAGGCTTATAATACCGTTTTAAAAGAGTTTTTAGTAGGCATGATTAATGGAGCTGCCAACGGCGTGATTGTTTTCATAGTGGCTTTGCTGTATGATGCTAATCCCAAGTTGGGTTTAGCCTTGTTTTTAGCCATGACAGGAAACCTGATTGTTGCCGGCCTTACTGGTGCTACCATTCCACTCATATTAAAACGGGTAGGTATTGATCCGGCAGTGGCTTCCTCCATCATTATTACTACTTTTACCGATTGTATAGGCTTTTTATTGCCATTATGGTTGGCAACAAAGCTTTTATTGTAA
- a CDS encoding organic hydroperoxide resistance protein, which produces MEKVYTAVVTAKGGRDGHIKSSDGVIDLDLKKPKEMGGEGGNYTNPEQLFAGAYGACYLGALGTIAKHDGVDVSEATAEVHVSFNKDGNAYALSAELHVHIPGKSLDETQQLADKAHRACPYSKAVRGNIEVKVLAV; this is translated from the coding sequence ATGGAGAAAGTTTATACCGCTGTGGTTACAGCCAAAGGAGGCCGTGATGGTCATATAAAATCATCAGACGGGGTGATTGATTTAGACTTGAAGAAACCTAAAGAAATGGGTGGCGAAGGTGGAAACTATACTAATCCTGAACAATTATTTGCTGGCGCATACGGTGCCTGTTATTTAGGTGCTTTAGGAACTATAGCCAAGCACGACGGCGTTGATGTAAGCGAAGCTACTGCCGAAGTACACGTAAGTTTTAATAAGGATGGGAATGCTTATGCTCTTTCTGCCGAATTGCATGTGCATATACCCGGCAAAAGCTTGGATGAAACTCAGCAACTGGCTGATAAAGCACATCGGGCCTGCCCTTATTCAAAAGCAGTTCGGGGTAATATTGAGGTAAAAGTACTTGCAGTATAA
- a CDS encoding TIGR03915 family putative DNA repair protein, translating into MTTLIYDGTFEGLLTVVFEIYERRLQQVKLQKGVWLSMALFEDVLQITTDNGRAGRVLNGLRSRLSAEGLQRLYAAHLAEVESEDGMILGYIRYVFDAPFNVEEDYGNKYVLRLSEIVRTVRREKHRMEAFVRFKELQDKTFYATIEPDFNVLPLLGKHFKDRYADQKWIIYDIKRNYGLHYDLHDLQFITLDFSTTNPTNVISAYQENESLYQDLWKNYFKSANIPARKNTKLHMRHIPKRYWRHLPEKL; encoded by the coding sequence ATGACCACTTTAATATATGACGGTACTTTTGAGGGACTGCTTACCGTAGTATTCGAAATTTACGAACGACGGCTTCAACAAGTAAAGCTGCAAAAAGGCGTGTGGTTAAGTATGGCTTTGTTTGAAGATGTGCTACAAATAACTACAGACAATGGCCGGGCTGGCAGGGTATTAAATGGATTAAGAAGCCGGCTTTCGGCTGAAGGGTTACAACGATTGTATGCGGCTCATTTAGCAGAAGTAGAGTCTGAAGATGGTATGATATTGGGTTATATACGTTATGTATTTGATGCGCCATTCAACGTTGAGGAAGATTATGGCAATAAATATGTATTACGTTTATCAGAGATTGTACGTACGGTTAGGCGTGAAAAGCATCGAATGGAAGCCTTTGTACGATTTAAAGAGCTACAAGACAAAACTTTTTACGCAACCATTGAGCCTGACTTTAATGTGTTGCCCTTACTAGGCAAACATTTTAAAGATCGTTATGCTGACCAGAAGTGGATTATTTATGACATAAAAAGAAATTACGGTTTGCATTATGATTTGCACGATTTGCAATTTATTACATTAGACTTTTCCACTACAAACCCCACTAATGTTATTTCAGCTTATCAAGAAAACGAAAGCTTATACCAAGACCTTTGGAAAAATTACTTTAAAAGTGCTAACATTCCAGCCCGTAAAAATACAAAGCTACATATGCGCCACATACCTAAAAGATACTGGCGGCATTTGCCCGAAAAGCTATAA
- a CDS encoding site-specific tyrosine recombinase, which yields MDWQSAIKGFQSYLKLEKSLTVNSVDAYSRDIDKLSQFSDIQLPKLLPETVTLSDLRSFIVWVNELGMIPSSQARILSGIKTFYKYLLIEDVVKTDPSELLEAPRLQRKLPDTLSYTDINNMIAVIDLSKPDGVRNKAIVEMLYSCGLRVSELTDLKISNLYLDIEFIKVAGKGNKERLIPIGEAAIKAVQIWLMHVRVQIPIKKGEEDYVFLNRRGSRLTRVFIFMMIKQLATAINLQKNISPHTFRHSFATHLIEGGADLRAVQEMLGHESITTTEIYTHLDRDYLKSTIVQYHPRS from the coding sequence ATGGATTGGCAATCGGCAATTAAAGGGTTTCAATCCTATCTAAAACTCGAGAAATCGCTTACCGTAAATTCTGTTGATGCTTATAGTAGAGATATAGATAAGCTCTCTCAATTTTCTGATATACAGTTACCTAAGTTATTACCGGAAACAGTTACTTTGTCTGACTTACGTAGTTTTATTGTTTGGGTAAATGAATTAGGGATGATACCTTCATCACAAGCTCGTATTTTATCGGGAATAAAAACTTTTTATAAATACCTGCTGATTGAGGATGTGGTAAAAACTGATCCATCAGAATTGTTGGAAGCACCAAGGCTGCAACGTAAATTACCCGATACTCTGAGCTATACTGACATCAATAACATGATTGCTGTAATTGATTTATCCAAGCCTGATGGGGTGCGTAACAAAGCCATTGTGGAGATGCTGTACAGCTGCGGCTTACGTGTATCTGAACTTACTGATCTTAAAATATCAAACTTGTATTTGGATATTGAATTTATCAAAGTAGCAGGTAAGGGTAATAAAGAACGATTAATACCTATAGGCGAAGCAGCAATCAAAGCGGTGCAAATATGGCTTATGCATGTAAGAGTACAAATTCCTATAAAAAAAGGTGAGGAAGATTATGTTTTCTTGAACCGCCGTGGTAGTAGGCTAACTCGTGTGTTTATTTTTATGATGATCAAGCAACTGGCAACTGCTATCAATTTGCAAAAGAATATTAGTCCGCACACCTTCCGGCATTCTTTTGCAACGCACCTGATTGAGGGTGGTGCAGATTTGCGTGCTGTTCAGGAAATGCTTGGGCATGAAAGTATAACCACTACCGAAATATACACTCATTTAGACCGTGATTATCTTAAAAGCACCATTGTACAGTATCATCCACGCAGTTAA
- a CDS encoding winged helix-turn-helix domain-containing protein, producing the protein MKIALINFDKAFENRLRLQIMSVLVANESYDFNSLKELLDVTDGNLASHLKALEKEEYILVNKSFIGRKPNTRYEASAKGKTAFKKHLEALENLIKQQK; encoded by the coding sequence GTGAAAATAGCTCTCATTAACTTTGATAAAGCGTTTGAAAATCGCTTACGCCTGCAAATTATGAGCGTGCTGGTAGCCAATGAAAGTTACGATTTTAACTCTCTTAAAGAACTATTGGATGTTACTGACGGCAACCTGGCATCGCATTTAAAAGCACTGGAAAAAGAGGAGTACATTTTAGTCAACAAATCATTTATTGGTCGTAAGCCTAATACCCGTTATGAGGCATCTGCCAAAGGTAAAACTGCTTTTAAAAAGCATTTGGAAGCACTCGAAAATTTAATCAAGCAGCAGAAATAA
- a CDS encoding IMPACT family protein: protein MLFDDTYLTVSQQAEAVFTDRGSKFIAYIFPITNEAEVKPHILQLKALHPKANHHCWALRLSPDRTVFKINDDGEPSGTAGRPILNVLLSKNVTNTLIVVVRYFGGKLLGVPGLINAYKTAAEQALQQAGITEKVSTDIYTITFDYIQMNEVMRIIKEERINVLQQVSDNQCSVKLELRKSSVNQILKRLETIKNVQIKYNFSS, encoded by the coding sequence ATGTTATTTGACGATACTTACTTAACAGTTAGCCAGCAAGCCGAAGCCGTATTTACCGATCGAGGTAGTAAGTTTATTGCTTACATATTCCCGATTACTAATGAGGCAGAGGTTAAGCCGCATATTTTGCAACTTAAAGCACTGCATCCGAAAGCCAATCATCACTGCTGGGCATTACGGCTCAGTCCAGATCGCACGGTGTTTAAAATTAATGATGATGGCGAACCTTCGGGCACCGCTGGTCGTCCTATATTAAATGTACTATTATCTAAAAATGTAACCAATACCTTAATTGTGGTAGTGCGGTATTTTGGCGGTAAGTTATTGGGCGTACCCGGCTTAATCAATGCTTACAAAACGGCGGCTGAGCAAGCTTTACAGCAAGCAGGCATTACTGAAAAGGTGAGTACCGATATTTACACCATTACATTTGATTATATTCAAATGAACGAAGTGATGAGGATAATTAAGGAAGAGCGTATTAACGTATTACAGCAAGTATCCGACAATCAGTGCTCTGTTAAGCTGGAGTTAAGAAAATCAAGTGTAAATCAAATTCTAAAACGTTTAGAGACAATCAAAAACGTACAGATAAAATATAATTTTAGCAGCTAG